A window of Cohnella herbarum contains these coding sequences:
- the rhaA gene encoding L-rhamnose isomerase, with product MQEKIVRNYEAAKELYAQHGIDVDQVLAQLENIKISMHCWQGDDVKGFLNKDQDLTGGISVTGNHPGAATTPDELRSDLEKAFSLIPGKHKVNLHAIYADTDEKVELDQLQPKHFQKWVDWAKEQGLGMDFNPTCFSHEKSKDGFTLSHPDPEISKFWIDHCKASRKIGAYFGEQLGQTCVTNVWVPDGFKDVPVDRLAPRQRLKAALDEVFAEELNPAHNLDAVESKLFGIGSEAYVVGSHEFYMGYGIRNNKLICLDAGHFHPTEVISNKLSSLSLFADGILLHVSRPMRWDSDHVVTLDDELIEIGRELVRGDLLGKTHIGLDFFDGSINRVAAWVIGTRNTIKALLRGMLDPIEALKKAELEGDYTTRLALTEEFKSYPFGAIWDYYCAKKGVPVREDWLAEVKSYENEVLLKRGV from the coding sequence ATGCAAGAGAAAATCGTTCGCAACTACGAAGCAGCCAAAGAATTGTACGCACAGCATGGTATCGACGTAGACCAGGTGCTGGCGCAACTGGAAAACATTAAGATCTCGATGCACTGTTGGCAAGGGGACGACGTTAAAGGGTTTCTGAACAAGGATCAAGATCTGACCGGTGGAATTTCGGTAACGGGAAATCATCCTGGAGCGGCTACGACGCCGGATGAACTTCGTTCCGACCTCGAGAAAGCGTTCTCCTTGATCCCGGGCAAACATAAAGTGAATCTTCACGCGATCTACGCGGACACGGACGAGAAGGTGGAGCTGGATCAGCTTCAACCGAAGCATTTTCAGAAATGGGTCGATTGGGCTAAGGAGCAAGGGTTAGGCATGGATTTCAACCCGACTTGTTTCTCGCACGAGAAGTCCAAGGACGGATTTACCCTCAGCCACCCGGATCCGGAGATCAGCAAGTTCTGGATCGATCACTGCAAAGCTTCGCGCAAGATCGGCGCGTACTTCGGCGAGCAGCTCGGACAAACTTGCGTGACGAACGTCTGGGTACCGGACGGTTTCAAGGATGTTCCGGTTGACCGCTTAGCGCCAAGACAACGTCTTAAGGCCGCTCTTGACGAGGTGTTCGCGGAAGAGTTGAACCCGGCGCATAACTTGGATGCCGTGGAAAGCAAGCTCTTCGGTATCGGTTCGGAAGCTTACGTAGTCGGATCGCATGAGTTCTACATGGGTTACGGCATTCGGAACAACAAGTTGATCTGCCTTGATGCGGGTCATTTCCATCCGACGGAAGTCATTTCGAACAAGCTAAGCTCCCTGTCTCTGTTCGCCGACGGCATCTTGCTTCACGTGAGCCGCCCGATGCGTTGGGACAGCGACCATGTCGTTACGCTCGATGACGAGTTGATCGAGATCGGACGGGAACTCGTTCGCGGCGATTTACTGGGTAAAACCCATATCGGCCTTGATTTCTTCGACGGAAGCATCAATCGCGTCGCGGCATGGGTAATCGGAACGCGCAATACGATCAAAGCATTGCTTCGCGGTATGCTTGATCCGATCGAAGCGCTGAAGAAAGCCGAGCTCGAAGGGGATTACACGACTCGTCTCGCCTTGACGGAAGAATTCAAATCGTATCCGTTCGGAGCGATATGGGATTATTACTGCGCGAAGAAGGGCGTTCCGGTTCGCGAAGATTGGCTCGCCGAAGTGAAAAGCTACGAGAATGAAGTGCTGCTGAAACGCGGAGTTTAA
- a CDS encoding rhamnulokinase, with product MSDILAFDLGASSGRALLGRLTDGKIEVEELHRFSNDPVQVGDRLYWDILRLYHEIKQGLLKAKHQGISLHSMGIDSWAVDFGFIGKNGELIGNPYHYRDRHTEGAMESLFTRIPPHVIFARTGIQFLPFNTIYQLYALKEAKSPLLKDGNRFLMIPDILRYFLTGEMHNEFSNATTTQLFNPIEGTWDSELLRLLDLPRSWFGDVLQPGEKAGSIQPSVCEELGIPSIPVYAVAEHDTGSAVAAVPATEKSFAYLSCGTWSLMGTEVDKPVLHDLALKLNFTNEGGVADTYRLLKNIMGLWILQECRREWERAGESYSFPELVQMASGAKSFAAFIDPDDSLFLPPGDMPSRIAQYCQQTGQQAPETTGEIVRCILESLALKYRQVFELTERLSGQSFNGLHMVGGGIQNTLLCQWTANAIGKSVWAGPSEGSAIGNLVVQWIARGEFADIWEARRAIRESFPITVYEPEESEAWNAAYIRFLTITGVTE from the coding sequence ATGTCGGACATTCTCGCGTTTGATCTTGGCGCAAGCAGCGGAAGAGCGTTGCTTGGCCGTCTGACGGACGGCAAGATCGAGGTGGAGGAGCTTCATCGCTTCTCCAATGATCCGGTGCAAGTGGGCGACCGCCTGTACTGGGATATTTTGCGGCTTTATCATGAGATTAAACAAGGGCTCCTGAAAGCCAAGCATCAAGGCATATCGCTGCATAGCATGGGCATCGACTCGTGGGCCGTCGACTTCGGTTTCATCGGCAAGAACGGAGAATTGATCGGAAACCCTTATCATTATAGGGACCGTCATACGGAAGGCGCCATGGAGAGCTTGTTTACGCGAATTCCTCCTCACGTCATTTTCGCCCGCACGGGAATTCAATTTCTGCCGTTTAATACGATCTACCAGCTCTACGCGCTAAAAGAAGCAAAATCGCCGTTACTCAAGGACGGCAACCGTTTCTTAATGATTCCGGATATTCTGAGATATTTCTTGACCGGCGAAATGCATAACGAATTCTCGAACGCAACGACGACGCAATTGTTCAATCCTATCGAAGGGACATGGGATTCCGAGTTGCTGCGGCTGCTGGACCTTCCAAGATCCTGGTTCGGGGATGTATTGCAACCGGGGGAAAAAGCCGGTTCGATTCAACCTTCCGTCTGCGAGGAGCTTGGCATTCCGTCGATTCCGGTGTATGCGGTAGCCGAGCATGATACGGGCTCCGCGGTTGCGGCCGTTCCGGCTACGGAGAAGTCCTTCGCGTATTTGAGCTGCGGAACATGGTCTCTTATGGGAACGGAAGTGGATAAGCCTGTTCTTCATGATCTCGCTTTGAAGCTGAATTTCACGAACGAGGGCGGCGTGGCGGATACTTACCGGCTGCTGAAGAACATCATGGGTTTGTGGATTTTACAAGAATGCCGCCGGGAATGGGAAAGAGCAGGAGAATCCTATTCGTTCCCCGAATTGGTTCAGATGGCTTCGGGCGCGAAGTCGTTCGCTGCTTTCATCGATCCCGACGATTCGTTGTTCCTTCCGCCGGGCGACATGCCGTCGCGCATTGCGCAATACTGTCAACAAACCGGCCAACAGGCTCCCGAGACTACGGGCGAGATCGTTCGTTGCATTCTGGAAAGCTTGGCGCTGAAATACCGGCAGGTGTTCGAATTGACGGAACGGTTGTCTGGACAGAGCTTTAACGGTTTGCACATGGTCGGCGGAGGCATTCAGAATACGTTGCTCTGTCAATGGACGGCTAACGCGATCGGCAAATCGGTGTGGGCAGGACCTTCCGAGGGTAGCGCGATCGGGAATTTGGTCGTACAATGGATTGCCCGGGGCGAGTTCGCGGACATCTGGGAAGCGCGCAGAGCGATTCGGGAATCTTTCCCGATCACCGTGTACGAACCGGAGGAAAGCGAAGCTTGGAACGCGGCATATATCCGGTTCCTTACGATAACGGGTGTGACTGAATAA
- a CDS encoding DeoR/GlpR family DNA-binding transcription regulator: MLVAERYEKIVGLVNERGSIRVSELSDLCQVTEETIRRDLDRLEQAGRLRRSHGGAVSVKDATLHPEIPYAVREITNADEKKRIALEAIKRIQPKDRILLDASSTAWYMATDVPDDFLTVLTNSIKVATELSSKEKIEVISTGGILAQRSLSFVGPLAERSLDAYHVDKVFLSCKGVHLDRGISESNELQARIKQRMIGMADEVILLADSSKFGVQAFTHVADLSDVDVIITDRRMAAETIEQLENKGITVITV; encoded by the coding sequence ATGCTAGTTGCGGAGCGCTATGAGAAAATTGTGGGCCTGGTGAACGAAAGAGGAAGCATACGGGTATCCGAGTTGAGCGATCTGTGCCAAGTGACGGAAGAGACGATCCGCAGAGACCTGGATCGCCTCGAGCAAGCGGGGCGGCTTCGCCGCTCCCACGGAGGAGCGGTGAGCGTGAAGGATGCGACGTTGCATCCGGAAATTCCTTACGCCGTTCGTGAAATCACGAACGCGGACGAGAAGAAACGCATCGCGCTGGAAGCGATCAAGCGGATTCAACCCAAAGATCGGATTCTGCTCGACGCAAGCTCGACGGCTTGGTATATGGCAACGGACGTACCGGACGACTTCTTAACCGTGTTAACCAATTCGATCAAAGTCGCGACGGAGCTTAGCAGCAAGGAGAAGATCGAAGTGATCTCGACGGGGGGCATCCTTGCCCAGCGTTCGTTATCCTTCGTCGGCCCTCTAGCGGAAAGGTCGTTAGATGCTTACCATGTCGATAAAGTGTTCTTATCGTGCAAAGGCGTTCACCTGGACCGGGGAATCAGCGAATCCAACGAACTGCAAGCGCGTATCAAGCAACGGATGATCGGAATGGCCGACGAGGTTATTTTGTTGGCGGATTCCAGCAAATTCGGGGTGCAGGCGTTTACTCACGTTGCCGATCTATCCGACGTAGATGTCATTATTACCGATCGCAGGATGGCAGCGGAGACGATCGAACAGCTCGAAAACAAAGGAATCACCGTCATTACGGTTTAG
- a CDS encoding (Fe-S)-binding protein, with protein sequence MKVSLFITCLSDAIYPRVGEAMVRLLARYGVHLEFPKVQTCCGQPAYNSGYWKEARATATTIIEAFEDCDFVISPSGSCTGMIHHYPKLFEDDKVMYEKAMKLQSKSYEFTQFLVQVLGVKDVGATFPHKVTYHPSCHGSRILGVKDEPMELMSHVKGMELVPLPHAEDCCGFGGTFAVKMSDISGAMVTEKADHVKATEAEVLVGLDMACLMNIGGNLRYRNEPVRVMHLAELLYEGVK encoded by the coding sequence ATGAAAGTTTCCTTATTCATAACTTGCCTAAGCGATGCGATCTACCCGAGAGTCGGGGAAGCGATGGTCCGGTTGTTGGCGAGATACGGCGTTCATTTGGAATTTCCTAAAGTGCAGACTTGTTGCGGACAGCCGGCCTATAATAGCGGTTATTGGAAGGAAGCGCGCGCAACCGCGACGACGATCATCGAAGCGTTCGAGGATTGCGACTTCGTCATCTCCCCGTCGGGCTCCTGCACGGGCATGATTCACCATTATCCGAAGCTGTTCGAGGACGATAAAGTCATGTACGAGAAAGCGATGAAGCTTCAGAGCAAATCCTACGAGTTTACGCAATTTCTCGTTCAAGTGTTGGGCGTGAAGGATGTCGGAGCGACGTTCCCGCACAAAGTCACCTACCATCCTTCTTGTCACGGCAGCCGAATCCTCGGCGTTAAAGACGAACCGATGGAACTGATGAGCCACGTAAAAGGGATGGAACTCGTCCCCTTGCCGCATGCGGAAGATTGCTGCGGGTTCGGAGGAACGTTCGCCGTGAAGATGTCGGACATTTCCGGCGCCATGGTCACGGAGAAAGCCGATCACGTCAAAGCAACGGAAGCCGAGGTGTTGGTCGGGCTGGATATGGCTTGCTTGATGAATATCGGCGGCAACCTGCGGTATCGCAACGAACCGGTCCGAGTCATGCACTTGGCGGAGCTTCTATACGAAGGGGTGAAGTAG
- a CDS encoding LutB/LldF family L-lactate oxidation iron-sulfur protein, whose amino-acid sequence MGHGATAHPDGATVKARAELALNNDFLRKAVKFTTERLKNGKLKATEEHGNWEEWRERGRQIRLHTIAHLDYYLNEFVNNARANGVHIHFADTAQDAVDISLSIAERKSAKSVVKSKSMVSEELHLNHALESIGVEAIETDLGEYIIQLAGEAPSHIIIPAIHKNRFQIADLLSEDAGEKLEADTKVLAGYVRRRLRAKFLEADIGMTGCNFAIAETGSMVLFENEGNARMVTTLPKTQITLMGMERIIPSWADLEVMATLLPRSATGQKLTMYMSGITGPRRTEDADGPDEMHIIIVDNGRSLQLGDPEFQELLNCIRCGACLNACPVYRHIGGHAYGGTYSGPIGAVLTPSLQKNIAEWDDIANASSLCGACYEACPVKIPLHDMLVYLRRRKVEAGHGNKIEGAGMAGFGTLLSKSGRFKTILKLGKFGQKLVARDGEIRLKVGPLKGWNTYRVTPSLPKKSFRDQWGTLDAEIRNGLKEMAPDMKNRMEQIVKDRAKGGHDGHGHS is encoded by the coding sequence ATGGGTCACGGAGCAACGGCGCATCCCGATGGAGCGACGGTTAAGGCGCGCGCGGAGTTAGCGCTGAATAACGATTTTCTTCGCAAGGCCGTTAAGTTTACGACCGAGAGGTTAAAGAACGGCAAGCTGAAAGCGACGGAAGAGCACGGCAATTGGGAAGAGTGGCGCGAGCGCGGACGGCAAATCCGTCTTCACACGATCGCCCATCTCGATTACTATCTCAACGAGTTCGTAAACAATGCCCGCGCGAACGGCGTTCATATTCATTTTGCGGATACCGCTCAAGACGCGGTCGACATCTCGCTATCGATCGCGGAGAGAAAAAGCGCCAAATCCGTCGTGAAATCGAAGTCGATGGTATCGGAAGAGCTTCATCTGAACCATGCCCTCGAATCGATCGGCGTCGAGGCGATCGAGACGGATCTCGGCGAATACATTATTCAATTGGCCGGAGAAGCGCCTTCTCATATTATTATTCCGGCGATACACAAGAATCGCTTCCAGATCGCGGATCTGCTGTCCGAAGACGCGGGAGAGAAGCTGGAAGCGGATACGAAGGTTCTAGCCGGTTACGTTCGTAGAAGATTACGCGCCAAATTCCTGGAAGCGGATATCGGAATGACGGGCTGCAACTTCGCGATCGCCGAGACGGGTTCGATGGTTTTGTTCGAGAACGAAGGCAACGCGCGCATGGTTACCACGCTGCCGAAAACGCAGATTACGCTTATGGGAATGGAACGGATTATTCCTTCCTGGGCGGATCTGGAAGTCATGGCGACTTTGCTGCCTCGTTCCGCGACCGGACAGAAGTTGACGATGTACATGTCGGGGATCACGGGGCCGCGCCGGACGGAAGATGCGGACGGTCCGGATGAAATGCATATCATTATCGTCGATAACGGACGATCTCTACAGCTTGGCGACCCGGAGTTTCAAGAGCTGCTGAACTGTATCCGTTGCGGCGCTTGTTTGAACGCTTGCCCGGTTTACCGTCATATCGGAGGCCATGCTTACGGGGGAACCTATAGCGGACCGATCGGAGCCGTTTTGACTCCTTCCCTGCAGAAGAACATTGCCGAATGGGACGATATCGCGAACGCCTCCAGTTTGTGCGGAGCCTGTTACGAAGCGTGCCCGGTGAAAATTCCGCTGCACGATATGCTCGTCTATTTGCGCAGGCGCAAAGTGGAAGCAGGCCACGGGAATAAGATCGAGGGAGCCGGCATGGCGGGCTTCGGGACGTTGTTGTCTAAATCCGGACGGTTCAAAACCATCTTGAAGCTCGGTAAATTCGGTCAGAAGCTCGTTGCCCGCGATGGCGAAATTCGCCTGAAGGTCGGCCCGTTGAAGGGCTGGAACACTTACAGGGTTACGCCGAGTTTGCCGAAAAAATCATTCCGCGATCAATGGGGAACGCTCGACGCGGAAATTCGCAACGGTCTGAAGGAAATGGCTCCGGATATGAAGAACCGGATGGAGCAAATCGTTAAGGATCGCGCGAAAGGAGGCCACGACGGACATGGACACAGCTAA
- a CDS encoding LutC/YkgG family protein has translation MDTAKAHQEWLKEMEAKSRSKQISFMDGISAKLRRPMVSEPPRHPYRGSPDFWNAYEWNEQERIDKFTENFKSVGGHVERLGSMEDVRRFIADKATEMGAHYLIRQNQPELEALGLESELPDAKISVWNTDPEEQWKARAAEADIGVVLVDHAAAYTSSMVVLSAENKGRSVSLLPTVLMAIIPVDRLKTRMGEVMVRFDEGGRESLPAGIHFISGPSRSSDIENDLTIGVHGPGVVYALIVG, from the coding sequence ATGGACACAGCTAAAGCCCATCAAGAGTGGTTAAAGGAAATGGAAGCGAAATCTCGCTCCAAGCAGATCAGCTTCATGGACGGCATCTCCGCCAAGCTGAGAAGACCGATGGTTTCCGAGCCTCCGCGCCATCCATACCGGGGATCTCCCGACTTCTGGAACGCTTACGAATGGAACGAGCAAGAAAGAATCGACAAGTTTACGGAAAATTTCAAAAGCGTAGGCGGTCACGTGGAGCGCTTGGGTTCGATGGAGGATGTTCGCCGTTTTATCGCGGACAAAGCGACAGAGATGGGAGCTCACTATCTCATTCGGCAGAATCAACCGGAGCTCGAGGCTCTCGGACTGGAATCCGAGCTGCCCGACGCTAAAATATCGGTATGGAATACCGATCCCGAAGAGCAGTGGAAAGCGAGAGCGGCCGAAGCGGATATTGGTGTCGTGCTCGTGGATCACGCGGCTGCTTATACGAGCTCGATGGTCGTGTTGTCGGCCGAGAACAAAGGGCGTTCCGTCAGTTTGCTGCCTACGGTACTAATGGCGATTATTCCCGTCGATCGGTTGAAGACACGAATGGGCGAAGTAATGGTTCGATTCGACGAAGGCGGGCGCGAGAGTTTGCCGGCAGGTATCCATTTCATCTCCGGCCCAAGCCGTTCCTCGGACATCGAGAACGATCTGACGATCGGCGTACACGGTCCCGGAGTCGTATACGCGCTGATCGTTGGATGA
- a CDS encoding FadR/GntR family transcriptional regulator, which produces MEMTRLTKRNHYEEIKDQLLRMIVDGKLKVGDKLPSTKEMSESFGVGRSTTREALSALKAMGLIEIRQGGGCRVINNAPTSTTDISLPELDSLRMNRSTLLELLEARQSLEVSNAAIAATKRTDQDLAEFAALIQEMEGSVGHDLEGERTDLLFHLTLARATHNSIMLRLFESIANQLETAIREIRRVELYSNQRVAEQLYREHLAIYEAVRNRDSELAAQTMKQHLQHVENILMKYI; this is translated from the coding sequence TTGGAGATGACCCGGTTAACGAAGCGGAATCATTATGAGGAAATCAAGGATCAGTTGCTGCGGATGATCGTGGACGGCAAGCTTAAAGTCGGCGACAAGCTTCCTTCGACGAAAGAAATGTCCGAGAGCTTCGGCGTGGGACGCTCGACGACAAGAGAAGCTTTAAGCGCTCTTAAAGCGATGGGGCTTATCGAAATCCGCCAGGGCGGCGGGTGTCGGGTCATCAACAACGCGCCGACGTCTACGACGGATATTTCGCTGCCCGAGTTGGATTCCTTGCGGATGAACAGAAGCACCTTATTGGAGTTGCTGGAAGCGCGTCAATCGTTGGAAGTATCCAATGCGGCGATCGCGGCGACGAAGAGGACGGATCAAGATCTGGCGGAATTCGCCGCGCTCATTCAAGAGATGGAAGGATCGGTCGGACACGATCTCGAAGGCGAACGAACGGATCTCCTTTTCCACCTCACGTTAGCCAGGGCGACTCACAACTCGATTATGCTTCGTTTGTTCGAATCGATCGCGAACCAGTTGGAAACCGCGATCCGGGAAATTCGCCGAGTGGAGCTCTATTCGAATCAACGGGTCGCGGAGCAGCTTTACCGGGAGCATCTTGCAATCTACGAAGCGGTTCGGAATCGGGATTCCGAGCTTGCGGCTCAGACGATGAAGCAGCATTTGCAGCATGTGGAGAACATTCTGATGAAATATATATGA
- a CDS encoding stalk domain-containing protein: MEVSKTWSWKMILVLIVAFLAEWGFPWSSNASGKELSTPSNKLFSNVTQIEAGQFDGFAVKEDGSAWAWGAYNASKVYYANSSAFSPVKLPIEQVKQISRGDRFYLVLKKDGTVWASGANEHGQLGNGVQNDNISLEPIQVKGLSGIKAISAGSTHGLAIDEEGKVWAWGGNDQGQLGIDSRNNALLPVKVEGLPPIVALDAGQFGSIALDNGGVIWSWGIKKYTANATDEVRPPARLTGNGEFAAVADAGDKGVALSFNGTVWTWSNYSPDQSTVLLQPVQVKDLSDIISISSYSAVKSDGTVWQWQNDQNGGTYKQVSGIEKAAKVSDAWSHHFALLEDGRVMSWGQNFFGNTGLGVIDERIETPQPIPNPIRIVLNGEEVTMPVPPIVVNQSTYVPLRGVFEKIGVKVKWDVPTRSVMASKGDTTIVLNSVTGETSVNGKVIPSDQKPISLRGSMMVPLRVIGETIGAKVDWEPATYSITIEQGE; encoded by the coding sequence GTGGAAGTAAGTAAAACTTGGTCATGGAAAATGATATTGGTGCTGATCGTAGCCTTTTTAGCCGAATGGGGATTTCCCTGGTCCTCCAATGCGAGCGGGAAAGAGTTATCGACTCCATCCAATAAGCTCTTCTCGAATGTAACGCAGATAGAAGCGGGGCAGTTCGACGGATTTGCGGTAAAGGAAGACGGGAGCGCTTGGGCGTGGGGGGCGTATAATGCGTCCAAAGTTTATTACGCGAATTCATCCGCATTCTCGCCGGTCAAATTACCTATCGAGCAAGTGAAACAAATTTCGAGGGGCGATCGCTTCTATTTAGTATTGAAAAAAGACGGAACGGTATGGGCAAGCGGCGCGAATGAACATGGTCAGCTCGGAAACGGCGTACAAAACGACAATATAAGTCTTGAGCCTATTCAAGTCAAAGGATTATCGGGCATTAAAGCTATTTCCGCCGGTAGTACTCACGGTTTGGCAATAGACGAAGAAGGAAAGGTGTGGGCATGGGGAGGAAACGATCAAGGGCAACTAGGCATCGATTCTCGTAATAACGCGCTACTACCGGTTAAGGTCGAGGGTTTGCCACCAATTGTCGCGCTCGATGCGGGTCAATTCGGGTCGATTGCGCTTGATAACGGCGGCGTGATTTGGTCCTGGGGCATTAAGAAATATACGGCTAACGCGACCGATGAAGTTCGCCCGCCTGCCAGATTAACGGGTAACGGCGAATTCGCCGCGGTTGCCGATGCCGGAGATAAGGGAGTTGCGTTAAGCTTTAATGGTACGGTATGGACGTGGAGTAATTATTCTCCCGATCAATCAACCGTTCTATTGCAGCCGGTTCAAGTGAAAGATCTATCGGACATCATCTCGATATCCTCCTACTCCGCCGTGAAATCGGACGGCACAGTCTGGCAATGGCAAAATGACCAAAACGGCGGTACGTATAAACAGGTTAGCGGAATTGAAAAAGCCGCAAAGGTAAGCGATGCCTGGAGTCATCATTTCGCATTGTTGGAAGACGGACGCGTGATGTCTTGGGGACAGAATTTTTTTGGCAATACAGGCTTAGGCGTAATAGATGAAAGGATCGAAACGCCTCAACCGATTCCTAATCCGATTCGGATCGTATTGAATGGCGAAGAAGTAACTATGCCGGTTCCGCCGATCGTCGTCAATCAATCGACCTACGTGCCTCTTCGGGGCGTTTTCGAGAAAATAGGCGTAAAAGTAAAATGGGACGTTCCTACAAGATCGGTAATGGCGAGCAAAGGAGATACGACGATCGTCTTGAACTCCGTAACGGGCGAAACGTCGGTTAACGGCAAAGTGATTCCCTCCGATCAGAAGCCGATTTCCTTAAGAGGAAGCATGATGGTGCCGCTAAGGGTGATCGGAGAGACGATTGGGGCTAAAGTGGATTGGGAGCCGGCAACCTATTCGATTACGATTGAGCAAGGCGAATAA